A genomic segment from Vicinamibacteria bacterium encodes:
- the gyrA gene encoding DNA gyrase subunit A yields MAIAAERVPVNIEDEMRRSYMDYAMSVIIGRALPDVRDGLKPAHRRVLYAMYREGLLPNRAYSKCAGIVGEVLKKYHPHGDAAVYDTLVRLAQDFNLRMPLIDGQGNFGSVDGDPPAAYRYTEARLTALAESMMRDLDKDTVDYVPNFDGNTSEPVVLPTAFPNLLVNGAAGIAVGMATNIPPHNLREVVDGILHVLSNPSHTDAELTDALLGIVHGPDFPTAAFVHGRRGIEQAYRTGRGSIQLRARATIEDVGKDREAIVVTEIPYQVNKAKLVEKIGELARERKIEGIADIRDESDRNGMRIVIDLKRGEVAQVVLNNLYKHTALQTGFGIILLAIADSRPKVLSLLELLRLFLDFRRDVVRRRTAFELSKAEERAHLLEGFVVALDHLDEVIALIRGSASPAEAREGLMGNFELTEVQAQAILDMQLQRLTGLEREKIATEYEEIKEKIAELKAILASESRIDAIVREELEETKERFGDDRRTEIVAKTQEISVEDMIAEEDMVITVSHSGYIKRSALSVYRKQKRGGKGRIGMTTREEDFVDRLFVASTHSYILIFTDRGKVYWLKVHEIPSVSAAGKGKAIVNLVSMGRTEKLADVCSVKEFPEDRFVLMATRKGIIKKTPLSAYGNPKSTGIIAISIDDEDELIAATITDGASEAVLASRNGKAIRFSETDVRPMGRTARGVKGIELRGDDIIASMAVVEEDGTLFTVTDRGFGKRSRVDDYRVQTRGGKGVINVKTTSKNGRVVAVPFVRDEDEVMVITAHGMIMRLRVQDFAILGRATQGVRLIQLEEPDYVVAVAKLAEKEEADEGA; encoded by the coding sequence ATGGCCATTGCGGCTGAGCGTGTTCCGGTAAACATCGAAGACGAGATGCGGCGGTCCTATATGGACTACGCCATGTCGGTCATCATCGGGCGGGCCCTGCCCGACGTCCGGGACGGCCTGAAACCGGCGCACCGCAGGGTTCTCTACGCGATGTACCGTGAAGGACTCCTCCCCAACCGGGCCTACTCGAAATGTGCCGGGATCGTCGGCGAAGTGTTGAAGAAATACCACCCTCATGGGGACGCCGCCGTCTACGACACCCTCGTGCGCTTGGCCCAGGACTTCAACCTCCGGATGCCTCTGATTGATGGGCAGGGCAACTTTGGCTCGGTGGACGGAGATCCCCCGGCGGCCTACCGGTATACCGAGGCGCGGCTCACGGCTCTAGCCGAGAGCATGATGCGCGACCTCGATAAGGACACCGTCGACTACGTGCCGAACTTCGACGGCAATACCAGCGAACCGGTGGTGCTTCCGACGGCGTTTCCCAACCTACTCGTCAACGGGGCCGCGGGAATCGCCGTAGGGATGGCCACGAACATACCGCCCCACAACCTGCGTGAGGTCGTGGATGGAATCCTGCACGTCTTGTCGAACCCGAGTCATACCGACGCCGAGCTGACGGATGCTCTACTCGGGATCGTACACGGGCCCGACTTCCCCACGGCGGCATTCGTGCACGGCCGTCGAGGAATCGAGCAGGCCTACCGCACGGGGCGCGGGTCGATCCAACTCCGGGCGCGTGCCACCATCGAGGACGTGGGCAAGGACCGGGAAGCCATCGTCGTTACCGAGATACCGTACCAGGTGAACAAGGCCAAGCTGGTGGAGAAGATCGGAGAGCTCGCGCGCGAGCGCAAGATCGAGGGCATCGCCGACATTCGCGACGAGTCGGACCGCAACGGAATGCGCATCGTCATCGACTTGAAACGCGGTGAGGTCGCCCAGGTCGTCCTGAACAATCTCTACAAACATACGGCGCTGCAGACCGGCTTCGGCATCATTCTGCTCGCCATCGCCGACAGCCGTCCCAAAGTACTCTCGCTTCTGGAGCTATTGCGGCTCTTCCTCGATTTCCGCCGGGACGTGGTACGCCGACGGACGGCCTTCGAGCTTTCGAAGGCCGAGGAAAGGGCCCACCTCCTCGAGGGATTCGTTGTCGCGCTCGACCACCTCGACGAGGTCATCGCCCTGATTCGGGGCTCGGCGTCACCCGCCGAGGCGCGGGAAGGCCTGATGGGCAACTTCGAGCTCACCGAGGTTCAAGCGCAGGCGATTCTGGACATGCAGCTTCAGCGGCTCACGGGCCTGGAGCGCGAGAAGATCGCAACCGAGTACGAAGAAATCAAGGAAAAGATCGCCGAGCTCAAAGCGATCCTCGCCAGCGAATCGCGGATCGATGCCATCGTTCGCGAGGAGCTCGAAGAGACCAAGGAACGATTCGGAGACGATCGGCGGACCGAGATCGTCGCCAAGACCCAGGAGATCAGCGTAGAAGACATGATCGCGGAGGAGGATATGGTCATCACCGTATCCCACTCCGGCTACATCAAGCGCAGCGCCTTGAGCGTGTACCGAAAACAGAAACGAGGAGGCAAAGGCCGCATCGGGATGACGACCCGCGAGGAAGACTTCGTCGATCGGCTCTTCGTCGCCTCGACCCATTCGTACATCCTCATCTTCACCGACCGGGGGAAAGTCTACTGGCTCAAGGTGCACGAGATTCCCAGCGTCAGCGCCGCGGGGAAGGGCAAGGCGATCGTGAACCTCGTCTCCATGGGTCGGACCGAGAAACTTGCGGATGTCTGCTCGGTCAAGGAATTCCCCGAAGACCGCTTTGTCCTCATGGCGACGCGGAAAGGAATCATCAAGAAGACCCCGCTCTCCGCCTACGGCAACCCGAAGTCGACGGGAATCATCGCCATCTCCATCGACGACGAGGACGAGCTCATCGCCGCCACGATCACCGACGGCGCGAGCGAGGCGGTGCTCGCGTCGCGAAACGGCAAAGCCATCCGATTCAGCGAGACCGACGTTCGACCCATGGGCCGAACCGCTCGTGGTGTCAAGGGAATCGAGCTGAGGGGGGACGACATCATTGCCAGCATGGCGGTGGTCGAGGAGGACGGAACTCTCTTCACCGTGACCGATCGCGGTTTCGGGAAGCGAAGCCGGGTCGATGACTACCGCGTCCAGACGCGAGGGGGCAAGGGGGTCATCAACGTCAAGACGACGTCGAAGAACGGACGGGTCGTGGCGGTGCCCTTCGTGCGGGACGAAGACGAGGTGATGGTCATCACCGCGCACGGGATGATCATGAGGCTTCGGGTACAGGATTTCGCGATCCTGGGGCGCGCCACCCAGGGGGTTCGTCTCATTCAGCTCGAGGAGCCGGACTACGTTGTCGCGGTCGCGAAGCTCGCCGAGAAGGAAGAGGCCGACGAGGGCGCCTGA
- a CDS encoding glycosyltransferase family 2 protein, whose product MIHASKADRASDGLSIVFPAYNDAGTIPSMVIGARLAARSLTNDYEIVVVNDGSRDHTAEVLAELELVFPELRVIHHSRNRGYGGALRTGFEAASKGLIFYTDGDAQYDPREMGRLFEVWEESSDFVNGYKIGRSDPFHRIVIGRLYHWAVRIAFGLELRDVDCDFRLFRRSILDEVELTKNSGVICVELMKKVQDGGFRIQEVPVHHFHRAYGKSQFFNFRRVARTLADLAKMWFDLVVRKTHMRRPAAQPSQSSRGTETAVR is encoded by the coding sequence TTGATTCACGCAAGCAAAGCCGACCGAGCGTCCGACGGGTTGAGCATCGTCTTTCCCGCCTACAACGACGCGGGCACCATCCCCAGCATGGTGATCGGAGCGAGGCTCGCGGCACGAAGCCTGACGAACGACTACGAAATCGTGGTCGTCAACGACGGCAGCCGGGACCACACCGCCGAGGTTCTCGCCGAGCTCGAGCTCGTCTTTCCCGAGCTCCGGGTGATCCACCACTCCAGGAATCGCGGATATGGCGGGGCGCTCCGGACGGGATTCGAGGCGGCGTCCAAGGGGCTCATCTTCTACACCGACGGCGATGCCCAGTACGATCCCCGCGAGATGGGCCGCCTGTTCGAGGTCTGGGAGGAATCGAGCGACTTCGTAAATGGGTACAAGATCGGCCGCTCCGACCCGTTCCATCGCATCGTCATCGGGAGGCTCTACCACTGGGCGGTGCGCATCGCATTCGGTCTGGAGCTCCGGGACGTCGATTGCGATTTTCGATTGTTTCGACGAAGTATCCTCGACGAGGTCGAGCTCACCAAGAACAGCGGTGTCATCTGCGTCGAGCTCATGAAGAAGGTGCAGGATGGGGGATTCCGGATCCAGGAGGTCCCGGTCCACCACTTTCACCGGGCCTACGGAAAGAGCCAGTTCTTCAACTTCAGGCGGGTCGCGCGAACCCTCGCTGACCTCGCCAAGATGTGGTTCGACCTCGTCGTACGCAAGACTCACATGAGACGGCCCGCCGCGCAGCCGTCGCAGTCGAGCCGGGGAACCGAGACGGCCGTGCGCTGA
- the rsmI gene encoding 16S rRNA (cytidine(1402)-2'-O)-methyltransferase: MSGTLFVVSTPIGNLGDVSERALDVLRSVAIVACEDTRVTGKLLRRFGVATRVTSYHEHNEARRAPQLLERLRSGDDVALVSDAGTPLVSDPGYRLVRAARETGVPIRAVPGPSAAIAALAISGLPTTPFTFVGFLPPRGQARHRAIDSLRNVTHTVVLFEAPGRIARLLSELATVLGDRQAVLLRELTKLHEEHWWGSLGELSVRAKCQSLKGELTLVVAGRSPERPIPLETLASRFAELRRSGLAARDAARALAREHGLSARAIYQAFAVSGSGQSDPR; this comes from the coding sequence ATGTCCGGGACGTTGTTCGTCGTCTCCACCCCGATTGGAAATCTCGGAGACGTGAGCGAACGGGCGCTCGATGTTCTACGCTCCGTGGCCATCGTTGCCTGCGAGGATACCCGGGTAACCGGCAAGCTCTTGAGGCGGTTCGGGGTCGCCACCCGGGTAACGAGCTATCACGAGCACAATGAGGCGCGACGCGCACCACAACTGCTGGAGCGGCTTCGATCGGGCGACGACGTCGCTCTGGTCTCGGACGCGGGAACCCCTCTCGTGTCCGATCCGGGCTACCGTCTGGTACGAGCGGCACGAGAGACCGGGGTTCCCATTCGAGCAGTCCCCGGGCCGAGCGCGGCAATCGCGGCGTTGGCAATCTCAGGACTCCCGACGACCCCGTTCACTTTCGTGGGTTTTCTTCCCCCCCGAGGGCAGGCGAGACATCGTGCGATCGACTCGCTGCGAAATGTCACGCATACCGTCGTGCTATTCGAGGCTCCTGGCCGCATCGCTCGGCTGCTCAGCGAGCTCGCTACGGTCCTCGGCGATCGTCAGGCGGTGCTCTTGCGAGAGCTGACGAAGCTCCACGAAGAGCACTGGTGGGGAAGCCTCGGCGAGCTCTCCGTCAGAGCCAAATGCCAGAGCCTCAAGGGAGAGTTGACGCTGGTGGTCGCTGGTAGATCGCCCGAACGACCCATCCCTCTGGAAACCCTCGCCTCGCGCTTCGCGGAGCTCCGGCGCTCCGGGCTCGCGGCGCGGGATGCGGCCCGGGCACTTGCTCGTGAGCACGGCCTGTCCGCCCGGGCCATCTACCAGGCTTTCGCGGTGTCCGGATCCGGACAATCCGATCCTCGCTGA
- the yvcK gene encoding uridine diphosphate-N-acetylglucosamine-binding protein YvcK, producing MIYGLRVFAIGGGTGLSTLLAGLRRYVEPPQPSANESVYIADIAAMVTVTDDGGSSGRLRDEFQMVPPGDIRNCLVALSEDESLLSSLFQYRFAGNGDLGGHNFGNLFLTALTAVTGDFSEALRAAGHVLAVRGRIFPSTTACVSLVAELEDGRRLRGETSIVQADARVRRVYLDPPDCAPPEDALVALRQADLVLLGPGSLYTSLLPNLLVPGVCDVLASTNSMVVLVSNVMTQPGETTGYSLTDHVRALTDHCPGLRLSHILANGRPVPTETLARYRDEGSLPVRLDPGDDPYCPVAVEDLLLPGPFVRHDGVRTAKALLELFHRARVSLGGQRVLG from the coding sequence ATGATCTACGGGCTGAGAGTTTTCGCCATCGGCGGGGGGACGGGACTCTCCACGCTCCTCGCCGGCTTGCGACGGTACGTCGAGCCACCGCAACCTTCCGCGAACGAGTCCGTTTACATCGCCGACATCGCCGCCATGGTGACGGTCACCGACGACGGCGGCAGCTCGGGACGGTTGCGAGACGAATTTCAAATGGTGCCGCCCGGGGACATTCGAAACTGCCTCGTCGCGCTGTCGGAAGACGAGTCGCTCCTCTCCTCGCTCTTTCAGTATCGATTCGCGGGAAACGGTGACCTGGGCGGCCACAACTTTGGCAACCTCTTTCTGACGGCGCTGACGGCCGTCACCGGTGATTTCTCCGAAGCTCTGCGCGCGGCGGGCCACGTCCTTGCGGTTCGCGGACGCATCTTTCCCTCCACCACGGCGTGCGTGTCGCTCGTCGCGGAGCTCGAGGACGGTCGCCGACTTCGCGGGGAGACGAGCATCGTTCAGGCCGACGCCCGGGTTCGTCGCGTCTATCTCGATCCTCCGGATTGCGCTCCGCCCGAGGACGCTCTCGTGGCCCTGCGGCAAGCAGACCTGGTCCTTCTTGGACCCGGCTCGCTTTACACCAGCCTTCTGCCCAACCTCCTCGTTCCCGGGGTCTGCGACGTGCTCGCCTCGACCAATTCGATGGTGGTGCTCGTCTCGAACGTGATGACGCAGCCGGGTGAGACGACGGGCTACTCGCTGACCGACCACGTCCGCGCGCTCACCGATCATTGCCCCGGGCTTCGTCTGTCGCACATTCTCGCCAACGGCAGACCGGTTCCGACGGAAACGCTTGCGCGATACCGAGACGAGGGATCGTTGCCGGTGAGGCTCGACCCCGGCGACGACCCGTACTGCCCCGTCGCCGTGGAGGACTTGCTTCTGCCGGGCCCCTTTGTCCGCCACGACGGTGTTCGGACAGCCAAAGCACTTCTCGAGCTGTTCCATCGCGCACGGGTATCTCTTGGCGGACAGCGGGTTCTAGGATGA
- a CDS encoding NAD-dependent epimerase/dehydratase family protein, whose amino-acid sequence MNEERYETYRESFENRKVLITGGLGFIGSNLARTLVHLGGRVLLVDSLIPEYGGNIFNLHGIEDVVRVNIADVRDSNGMRYLVGGQDVLFNLAGQVSHIDSMEDPRTDLEINCTSQLSILEACRRVNPEIRIVYASTRQIYGKAAKLPADESHPIRPTDVNGINKAAGEMYHQIYGRVHGLKTTSLRLTNTYGPRQLVKHNRQGFIGWFIRRVVLGEEILIFGDGEQKRDFNYVDDVVEALLLAASHRSALGEVFNLGAQPPMSIRQYVETLYQVAGVAPNYRLVPFPDERRRIDIGDFYTDYGKIERMLGWCPKVTLEQGLASTLAYYRAHIERYLS is encoded by the coding sequence ATGAACGAAGAACGATATGAGACGTATCGGGAGTCGTTCGAGAACCGGAAAGTGCTCATCACCGGAGGGCTCGGATTCATCGGGAGCAACCTCGCCCGTACCCTGGTGCACCTCGGCGGCCGCGTGCTGCTGGTGGATTCCCTCATCCCGGAATACGGCGGGAACATCTTCAACCTCCACGGCATCGAGGACGTCGTCCGGGTCAACATCGCGGACGTTCGCGACAGCAACGGAATGCGATACCTGGTGGGAGGGCAGGACGTCCTTTTCAACCTCGCCGGCCAGGTCAGTCATATCGACAGCATGGAGGACCCGAGGACGGATCTCGAGATCAACTGCACCAGTCAGCTCTCGATCCTCGAGGCCTGTCGACGGGTGAACCCCGAGATTCGGATCGTCTATGCCAGCACGAGACAGATCTATGGAAAGGCGGCCAAGCTTCCAGCCGACGAGTCCCACCCCATCCGCCCCACGGACGTGAACGGCATCAACAAGGCGGCGGGTGAGATGTATCATCAGATCTACGGTCGAGTGCACGGCCTGAAGACCACATCCCTCCGACTGACCAACACCTACGGACCGCGCCAGCTCGTAAAGCACAATCGCCAGGGCTTCATTGGCTGGTTCATACGACGCGTCGTTTTGGGGGAAGAGATCCTGATCTTCGGAGACGGCGAGCAGAAACGGGACTTCAACTACGTGGACGACGTCGTCGAAGCTCTGCTGCTCGCCGCCTCGCACCGGAGTGCGCTGGGCGAGGTCTTCAACCTCGGGGCGCAGCCCCCCATGTCGATTCGCCAGTACGTCGAGACGCTCTACCAGGTTGCCGGAGTCGCGCCCAACTATCGCCTCGTCCCTTTCCCCGATGAGCGGCGCCGAATCGATATTGGCGATTTCTACACCGACTACGGCAAGATCGAGAGAATGTTGGGTTGGTGCCCGAAGGTGACTCTCGAGCAGGGCCTTGCCAGCACACTGGCCTATTATCGCGCTCACATCGAGCGCTACCTTTCTTGA
- the glmS gene encoding glutamine--fructose-6-phosphate transaminase (isomerizing) produces the protein MCGIIGYVGERSTTETLLAGLRSLEYRGYDSAGIAVANGTELKVLRSEGKLHNLTSQVRPGTMNGSYGIGHTRWATHGRPNEENAHPHRDCTGTIVVVHNGIVENYLDLKPRLAGEGHRFVTETDTEVIAHTIEKHFQGDLLLAVRQSLQELEGAFTFVALSTAVPGLLVGARNGPPLVVGLGEGESFLASDVPAFLSYTRSVIFLDDGDVATIRRDGVSVVDRDGQALERPAQRIDWDPVQVEKRGFKHFMLKEIFEQPRAVRDTLLGRYSLDSGRLHLSTNGLDADFLREARRIVVVACGTSWLAAQVGKFYLEELTGIPVDIDVASEFRYRPPLLGSRDLVVGVTQSGETADTLAALKRAKESGAHTLAISNVVGSMVSRLCHETLYTHAGPEIGVAATKTFTSQVLVLYLLALELAQKLSRLSPEAARGRLDDLARAPHLMELALELAPEIEALARDFYLAENFLFLGRGLLFPIALEGALKLKELSYIHAEGYPAGEMKHGPIALIDERMPVVVLAPANSLFEKIVNNIQEAKARGARILAVTTEGEDRLGQILDDDRDRVVKLPRHSEAVSPLICVIPLQLLAYYIALIRGCDVDQPRNLAKSVTVE, from the coding sequence ATGTGCGGCATCATTGGATACGTGGGCGAACGCTCGACCACCGAGACACTTCTCGCTGGTCTTCGGTCACTCGAATACCGCGGTTACGACTCCGCGGGGATCGCTGTCGCGAATGGAACCGAGCTCAAGGTGCTTCGCTCCGAAGGGAAACTCCACAATCTGACGAGCCAGGTCAGACCGGGAACCATGAACGGCTCGTACGGGATCGGCCATACGCGCTGGGCCACCCACGGGCGACCGAACGAGGAGAACGCCCACCCGCATCGTGACTGTACCGGCACGATCGTCGTCGTCCACAACGGAATCGTCGAGAACTATCTCGACCTCAAGCCGCGGCTCGCCGGGGAAGGCCATCGCTTCGTCACGGAAACCGACACCGAGGTCATTGCCCACACGATCGAGAAACATTTTCAGGGCGATCTCTTGCTCGCCGTCAGGCAGTCGCTCCAGGAGCTGGAGGGTGCGTTCACTTTCGTGGCTCTCTCGACCGCGGTCCCGGGCCTTCTCGTGGGCGCGCGCAACGGCCCCCCGCTCGTCGTTGGCTTGGGAGAAGGCGAGTCGTTTCTCGCATCCGACGTTCCCGCGTTTCTGAGCTACACGCGTTCGGTGATCTTTCTCGATGACGGAGACGTGGCCACAATCCGACGCGACGGAGTGAGCGTCGTCGACCGCGACGGCCAGGCGCTCGAGCGGCCGGCGCAGCGGATCGATTGGGACCCGGTGCAGGTGGAGAAGCGCGGATTCAAGCACTTCATGCTGAAAGAGATATTCGAGCAGCCTCGAGCCGTTCGCGACACGCTTCTCGGCCGCTATTCACTCGATTCCGGGCGCTTGCACTTGAGCACGAATGGGCTCGACGCTGACTTCCTTCGCGAGGCTAGGCGGATCGTGGTCGTCGCCTGCGGGACGAGCTGGCTCGCGGCGCAGGTCGGAAAGTTCTACCTCGAGGAGCTCACCGGCATTCCCGTGGACATCGACGTGGCGTCCGAGTTCCGTTATCGGCCTCCACTGCTTGGAAGCCGGGACCTCGTCGTGGGGGTCACCCAATCGGGCGAAACGGCTGACACTCTGGCGGCCCTCAAGCGCGCCAAGGAGTCCGGTGCCCACACACTCGCCATCTCCAACGTGGTGGGGTCCATGGTCTCCCGACTGTGTCACGAGACGCTGTATACCCACGCCGGCCCCGAGATCGGGGTTGCGGCCACGAAGACGTTCACGTCGCAGGTCCTCGTCCTGTATCTGCTGGCACTCGAGCTCGCTCAGAAACTCTCCCGCCTATCGCCCGAGGCCGCCCGGGGACGGCTCGACGATTTGGCTCGGGCACCGCACCTGATGGAGCTGGCGCTCGAGCTCGCCCCCGAGATCGAGGCCCTGGCCCGCGATTTCTACCTTGCGGAGAACTTCCTCTTTCTGGGACGGGGACTCCTGTTTCCCATCGCCCTCGAGGGAGCGTTGAAACTGAAGGAGCTCTCTTACATTCACGCCGAGGGGTACCCCGCGGGTGAGATGAAGCACGGGCCCATCGCGCTCATCGACGAACGCATGCCCGTCGTCGTGCTCGCGCCCGCGAACTCGCTCTTCGAGAAGATCGTCAACAACATCCAGGAGGCCAAGGCCCGTGGAGCTCGCATCCTCGCGGTCACGACCGAGGGTGAGGACCGGCTCGGCCAGATATTGGACGACGATCGTGACCGGGTGGTGAAACTGCCGCGACACTCCGAAGCCGTATCGCCGCTCATCTGCGTCATCCCTCTCCAGCTGCTGGCATACTACATCGCGCTCATCCGGGGCTGCGACGTGGATCAGCCGAGGAATCTGGCGAAATCGGTCACCGTCGAGTGA
- a CDS encoding UvrD-helicase domain-containing protein, whose amino-acid sequence MLPSVLEGLNDQQRAAVTAPEGPTLVLAGAGSGKTRVIVHRIAHLIRDRGVMSDAVLAVTFTNKAAGEMRRRVQEMLGEAAEPVWLHTFHALCLRLLRRFGEDVGLAPGFTVCGEDDRRALLRGILRESNVSDREYPIGRVAAAVSAFKHRGLGGSQRDDGVDPVIARVAGRYQKRMEEQGSVDFDDLLLQGVELLECSTRAQAFCSNHFRHVLVDEYQDTNRTQYRLLRLLAPHQNVFVVGDEDQSIYKFRGADLRNILDFERDFPEARVVSLETNYRSAGAILRAADAVIRHNRERKGKRLIAWLDEGQKPVLHAAEEERDEAHFVAQMLEGTRLENPAARSAILLRTHAQSRPFEEELVARGIPHQILGGLRFYERREIKDAIAYARLLSNLDDDASFSRVVNVPPRGIGTQTISLLRARAETTRSSLFESASALIDDGILSGRARSGLRTFLELVTRLKQGLESNRPSRTLRRIVTESGLLALVEGEGQKSAVERKDNLEQLVAAAAEYEASETVPSLEGFLDRVSLLTDADTESAPARCLVMTLHAAKGLEFDTVFLVGLEEGLFPHVHAMSDGRKIEEERRLFYVGMTRAKRRLVLSYARRRRFSHAETDRVPSRFVTEIDAALLSPTSSEARPPRTKASPHKARLRAGALVRHAVFGDGRVVDSSGSGRDCRVTVVFHKAGRKRLVAEYAKLDVVG is encoded by the coding sequence GTGCTGCCCAGCGTGCTCGAAGGATTGAACGACCAGCAACGGGCCGCCGTCACCGCCCCGGAGGGTCCGACTCTGGTGCTGGCCGGCGCCGGATCGGGGAAAACCCGCGTCATCGTCCACCGGATCGCGCACCTGATTCGCGACCGAGGCGTGATGTCCGACGCCGTCCTCGCCGTGACTTTCACCAACAAGGCCGCGGGCGAGATGAGGCGACGGGTGCAGGAGATGCTGGGCGAGGCCGCGGAGCCGGTCTGGCTGCACACGTTCCATGCGCTTTGTTTGAGGCTCTTGCGCCGATTTGGCGAAGACGTCGGTCTTGCCCCCGGCTTCACCGTTTGTGGAGAGGACGACCGGCGGGCCTTGTTGCGGGGCATTCTGCGGGAGTCGAACGTATCCGACCGGGAATACCCGATCGGACGGGTCGCGGCGGCCGTCTCTGCCTTCAAGCATCGCGGGCTCGGGGGCTCGCAGCGAGACGACGGCGTCGATCCGGTCATCGCGAGGGTCGCGGGTCGCTATCAGAAACGGATGGAAGAGCAAGGCAGTGTGGATTTCGACGACCTTCTCTTGCAAGGAGTGGAGCTTCTAGAGTGCTCCACCCGTGCACAAGCATTCTGCTCGAATCACTTCCGCCACGTCCTCGTCGATGAGTATCAGGACACCAATCGGACCCAGTACCGGCTGCTGCGCCTGCTCGCTCCCCACCAGAACGTTTTCGTAGTCGGAGACGAGGACCAGTCCATCTACAAGTTTCGCGGCGCCGATCTGCGTAACATCCTGGATTTCGAGAGGGACTTCCCCGAGGCACGGGTCGTATCGCTCGAGACGAACTACCGATCCGCGGGAGCCATCCTGAGGGCAGCCGACGCAGTCATCCGCCACAATCGCGAGCGGAAGGGGAAGCGCCTGATCGCCTGGCTCGACGAGGGCCAGAAACCCGTTCTCCACGCCGCCGAAGAGGAGCGGGACGAAGCCCATTTCGTCGCTCAGATGCTCGAGGGCACTCGTTTGGAGAATCCCGCGGCGCGCTCGGCAATCCTACTCCGTACGCACGCTCAGTCCCGTCCGTTCGAGGAAGAGCTCGTGGCACGAGGCATTCCCCATCAAATCCTAGGCGGGCTCCGCTTCTACGAGCGCCGCGAGATCAAAGACGCCATCGCCTACGCAAGACTCTTGTCGAATCTCGACGACGACGCAAGCTTCTCCCGCGTCGTCAACGTCCCTCCCCGCGGTATCGGCACCCAAACGATCTCTCTGCTCAGGGCGCGCGCGGAAACGACGCGTTCGTCGTTGTTCGAGTCCGCCTCGGCGCTGATCGACGATGGCATCCTTTCCGGGCGAGCACGCTCGGGACTGCGAACGTTTCTGGAGCTCGTGACGCGCCTGAAACAGGGGCTCGAGTCCAACCGGCCGAGCCGCACGCTGCGCAGGATCGTGACCGAATCGGGTCTCTTGGCCTTGGTCGAGGGAGAAGGACAAAAGTCGGCTGTCGAGCGGAAAGACAACCTGGAGCAGCTCGTCGCGGCTGCCGCGGAGTACGAGGCCTCGGAGACCGTGCCGTCCCTCGAAGGGTTTCTCGACCGCGTGAGCCTCCTCACTGACGCCGATACGGAATCGGCGCCGGCGCGCTGTCTCGTGATGACGCTGCACGCCGCGAAAGGCCTGGAGTTCGACACCGTCTTTCTCGTGGGCCTCGAAGAAGGGCTCTTTCCTCACGTTCACGCGATGAGCGATGGGAGAAAGATCGAGGAGGAGCGCCGGCTCTTTTACGTGGGTATGACCCGGGCCAAGAGAAGGCTCGTTCTGTCCTATGCGCGCCGGCGGCGCTTTTCGCATGCCGAGACCGACCGCGTGCCGAGTCGTTTCGTCACCGAGATCGACGCAGCGTTGCTGAGCCCCACTTCGAGCGAGGCGCGACCCCCGAGAACGAAAGCTTCCCCTCACAAGGCCAGGCTGAGAGCGGGAGCTCTCGTCCGACATGCGGTGTTCGGTGACGGGCGTGTCGTGGATTCCTCCGGATCCGGCCGGGATTGCCGCGTGACCGTCGTCTTCCACAAGGCGGGAAGAAAGCGGCTCGTTGCCGAATACGCCAAGCTGGATGTCGTCGGCTAG
- a CDS encoding tetratricopeptide repeat protein, producing MPQKKRSKASVRSKRAGRGSAELENYQKALDGLERALKSLYKDEVEKAKEQLERLRDSFGSEQELMDRVQSYLVVCERKMAPPARPKSGEELVTQGVFELNGGNTQEAIKCFTKGLEQLPDDPHIRYCLGAAYARAGDATEAAKHLRLAIQRDPTSRIHAKSDRDFASVLGSEEIAAALST from the coding sequence ATGCCACAGAAGAAGCGCTCAAAAGCGAGTGTCCGGAGCAAGCGGGCCGGGCGTGGGTCCGCCGAGCTCGAAAACTACCAGAAGGCTCTCGACGGCCTGGAGCGCGCATTGAAGTCTCTCTACAAGGACGAGGTCGAGAAGGCCAAAGAGCAGCTCGAGCGCCTGCGCGATAGCTTCGGTTCCGAGCAGGAGCTGATGGACCGGGTGCAATCCTACCTAGTCGTTTGCGAGCGGAAGATGGCGCCTCCGGCTCGTCCCAAGAGTGGTGAAGAGCTCGTTACCCAGGGCGTGTTCGAGCTCAACGGAGGCAATACTCAGGAAGCCATCAAATGCTTCACCAAGGGGCTCGAACAGCTCCCCGACGACCCGCATATCCGCTACTGCCTCGGTGCGGCCTACGCTCGCGCCGGGGATGCCACGGAAGCGGCGAAGCATCTGCGGCTCGCGATTCAGCGTGATCCGACATCCCGGATACACGCCAAGAGCGACCGTGATTTCGCGAGCGTTCTCGGGTCGGAAGAGATCGCCGCGGCGCTGTCCACCTAA